In one Fusarium keratoplasticum isolate Fu6.1 chromosome 5, whole genome shotgun sequence genomic region, the following are encoded:
- a CDS encoding ER membrane protein complex subunit 1, whose product MRLSLQPLLLLGLSSLGAAVFQDEVGHIDFHHALVGVPQVETTFFHRPRKQDKASLLYTLSDVGIVGAVNPSNGALVWRQQISDDISNGGGFLRAAEGEHWVAAAHGARVQAWDALTGRNVWHNEFKGEVKDLEILELTESSRKDVLVLFEEDGSTVLRRIHGTLGQVVWEFREVAKNIPLQVSTDISKIYVVSLHGSPSSYSLKVTALDTVSGTRVDDLSIGTKGDVHGPKDVMFVGANSAAPILAWTDAGLSKLKVNVLGSKTTQELKLPAEAVSVTIHAPHLVQSQPHFLVHTRTKTGNKADVYHTNLKSNQVSKAYELPHLSGLGAISTSSEGANVYFARITEDETLIVSSESHAVLARWPTKPAGDIEAVHAVAEVLKKPGGEGFAVRAAALTKSEDWVLVRNGEIAWKRPEGLSAAVAAVWADVPGSENLAKVLEQEAHTNPIEAYIHRVTRHIDDLQYLPDYLASLPERFMTSIFGGEPVSKKEGLHRDTFGFNKLIVLATRRGRMYGLSTEHNGQIVWSKSVLPQLPGETLDVKGIYAKDEGIVTLRGAKGEYVAIKSDTGDVVEVMPPGSLPPVSSTVVIDSSSGKWLLPIGVNGEAGPIPAGWTPDQTIVIRGEGDVLKGVKFVEENNKVSEEEVWQLQLFPGQTIVDIAKPSTHDPVASIGRVLADRRVSYKYLNPNTIVVAAANKAESTLSVQLVDTVSGQVLASSSYAGVDSTKPISCTMAENWYACTFFGQYTLEDGTKRSIKGYQIVVSDLYESSSPNDRGPLGDAVNFSSLKPVDTPSGPPLPWVEEQAYVLSQPLDSLAVTQTRQGIANRQVLGYLPESHGIVGLSRQILDPRRPVGRDSTPAEKEAEGLIKYTPGIEIDPKSVVSHQRNVLGVKGIVASPAIVESTSLVVAYGLDVFGTRVAPSGVFDILGNGFNKATLVTTVVALLGGVLFLSPMVRRKQINRRWEGL is encoded by the exons ATGCGGCTATCACTACAGCCACTGCTCCTCCTGGGGCTCTCGTCCCTCGGCGCGGCCGTGTTCCAGGACGAGGTCGGCCACATCGATTTCCACCACGCGCTCGTAGGCGTCCCCCAGGTCGAGACCACCTTCTTCCACCGGCCGAGAAAGCAGGACAAGGCGAGCCTGCTCTACACACTCAGCGAcgtcggcatcgtcggcgccgtGAATCCTAGTAACGGTGCGCTCGTCTGGCGCCAGCAGATCTCGGATGACATCTCCAATGGCGGCGGCTTCTTGCGCGCTGCTGAGGGGGAGCATTGGGTTGCTGCTGCACATGGCGCGCGCGTCCAGGCTTGGGATGCTTTGACGGGCCGCAATGTCTGGCACAACGAATTCAAGggcgaggtcaaggatcTGGAGATTCTGGAGTTGACCGAGAGCTCGAGGAAGGATGTCTTGGTTCTGTTTGAGGAGGACGGCTCGACGGTTCTGCGACGTATACACGGCACCCTCGGCCAGGTTGTCTGGGAGTTCCGcgaggtggccaagaacaTCCCTCTGCAGGTTTCCACCGACATCTCAAAGATCTACGTCGTCAGCCTCCACGGATCCCCCTCGTCCTACAGCCTCAAGGTCACTGCTCTCGATACCGTGTCTGGAACGCGCGTAGACGACCTGTCGATTGGAACCAAGGGTGATGTCCACGGACCCAAGGACGTCATGTTTGTTGGCGCCAACTCGGCGGCGCCCATCCTCGCGTGGACTGATGCCGGCCtgtccaagctcaaggtcaacgtcCTGGGCAGCAAGACGACccaggagctcaagctcCCCGCCGAGGCCGTCTCTGTCACAATCCATGCCCCGCATCTTGTTCAGTCGCAGCCGCACTTCCTCGTCCACACCCGAACCAAGACGGGCAACAAGGCTGATGTTTATCACACCAACTTGAAGAGCAACCAGGTCTCCAAGGCTTACGAGCTGCCTCACCTGTCTGGCCTCGGCGCCATCTCGACCAGCTCTGAGGGAGCCAACGTCTACTTTGCCCGTATCACTGAGGACGAGACTCTGATTGTGTCTTCTGAGTCGCATGCTGTTCTTGCCCGATGGCCCACCAAGCCCGCTGGTGACATTGAGGCCGTCCACGCCGTTGCTGAAGTCCTCAAGAAGCCCGGTGGTGAAGGATTCGCTGTCAGAGCTGCCGCCCTTACCAAGTCAGAGGATTGGGTCCTCGTGCGCAACGGCGAGATCGCCTGGAAGCGCCCTGAAGGCCTCAGTGCTGCTGTTGCCGCTGTGTGGGCCGATGTTCCTGGCAGCGAGAACCTCGCCAAGGTTCTTGAGCAGGAGGCTCACACCAACCCTATCGAGGCCTACATTCACCGCGTCACTCGTCACATCGACGACCTTCAATACCTCCCCGACTACCTGGCCTCTCTCCCTGAGCGCTTCATGACTAGTATTTTCGGTGGTGAGCCCGTTAGTAAGAAGGAGGGTCTTCACCGGGATACATTtggcttcaacaagctcatcgtcctcgcGACTCGACGTGGCCGCATGTATGGACTCAGCACTGAGCACAACGGCCAGATTGTCTGGTCTAAATCTGTCCTTCCTCAGCTCCCTGGCGAGACTCTGGACGTCAAGGGCATCTatgccaaggatgagggCATTGTCACTCTTCGTGGAGCCAAGGGCGAATACGTTGCTATCAAGAGCGACACTGGcgatgttgtcgaggtgATGCCCCCCGGATCGCTGCCTCCTGTGTCCAGCACCGTCGTCATCGACAGCTCATCTGGCAAGTGGCTGCTCCCCATTGGTGTCAATGGTGAGGCCGGTCCTATTCCTGCTGGTTGGACTCCTGATCAGACCATCGTCATCCGAGGCGAGGGCGATGTCCTCAAGGGCGTTAAGTTTGTCGAGGAGAACAACAAGGTTTCTGAGGAGGAAGTTTGGCAACTTCAGCTCTTCCCTGGACAGACCATTGTTGATATTGCCAAGCCTTCGACCCACGACCCCGTGGCTTCTATTGGTCGTGTCCTGGCGGACCGTCGCGTCAGCTACAAGTACCTCAACCCCAACACGATCGTGGTGGCTGCCGCCAATAAGGCTGAGTCCACCCTGTCAGTTCAGCTGGTTGATACCGTTTCGGGCCAGGTTCTGGCCTCTTCATCGTATGCCGGCGTCGACTCGACTAAGCCCATCTCTTGCACCATGGCTGAGAACTGGTATGCGTGCACCTTCTTCGGGCAGTATACTCTCGAAGATGGCACCAAGCGATCCATCAAGGGATACCAGATCGTTGTATCTGATCTCTACGAGTCATCCTCGCCTAACGACCGTGGTCCTCTTGGCGATGCTGTTAACTTTTCATCACTTAAGCCCGTGGACACACCGAGTGgacctcctctgccttgGGTTGAGGAGCAGGCTTATGTTCTCTCTCAGCCGCTCGACTCTCTTGCCGTGACGCAGACTCGACAGGGTATTGCCAACCGTCAGGTTCTGGGTTACCTTCCTGAGTCTCACGGTATCGTCGGTCTGTCTCGTCAGATCCTCGATCCCCGTCGGCCCGTCGGCCGAGACTCGACCCcagctgagaaggaggctgagggccTGATCAAGTACACGCCAGGCATCGAGATCGACCCCAAGTCGGTGGTCTCGCACCAACGAAACGTGCTGGGCGTCAAGGGCATTGTTGCATCGCCAGCCATCGTGGAGAGTACGAGTCTGGTGGTGGCTTATGGCTTGGATGTGTTTGGCACTCGGGTTGCGCCGAGCGGAGTGTTTGATATCCTTGGAAACGGCTTCAACAAGGCGACACTGGTGACGACCGTGGTGGCGCTGCTGGGCGGCGTTTTGTTTCTGTCACCAATG GTACGGAGAAAGCAAATCAACCGGAGATGGGAGGGACTGTAG